In Micromonospora inyonensis, the genomic window ACCGGCCCGTTCTGGGAACGTACCTCGACACGGAGGCGGCCCTACGGAACCTCTGTGGCCTACTGCAGCGGGAGGTCGGCGAGGTGGATGCCGCCCCGGTGGGACACGTCCGCGACGACCGGCTCCGCCAGCGGGTCATCAGGATGCAGGCATGGTGCTTCGCCGACGAGGTGGCCGCACCCGAGGCAACGGAGGAGACGACGTGACGGACCTTGCATCAGGCCTGGTCGCATCTCGACGGCTGCCGAGCCGCGCTGCGGCGGGCATCGCGGACCTCGCCTGCGCTGGCCACGTTCCATCCTGGCGCCGTCTCGTCGACGAGGAGCGCCCGGTGTACGGCGAACCCGGCCGGGCGGCCTGGGGAGGCGGCCAGCCGTGACGGAGCGTGCGGACGCGGCCGCGCTGGTCCGCGAGGTACTCATGGGCCGAGTCTCCGGCATCGACGATCCCCGGCTGATCGCCGAGGACGAGCCGCTGGCCCTCCTGGGTGTCGACTCGGTGACGCTGATCTCCCTCGCGGCGGACCTGCAGCACCGCTACGGAGTCACCATCGAAGACGAGGTGGTCCTCGCCCCGAACGTGTCCATTGCCTCACTTGCAGCCGCGCTGACCGGTCGACCGATCGAGGTTCCCGCAACGGACGAGATCATGGTGGTTGGGACGGGGGTGGTCGCGCCCACTGGGCGCAGCGTCGAAGAGCTGTGGGACGCGTTGCTCACCGAGCGCGCGCATCGGGTCGACGCGCCCTATCCGACGTCTCGCCGGTACCGAGTCGGGGCGGTGCCCGGAGCGCCATCGGACCGGCTGACCGCGCCGGACCGGCTCATGGAGCTCCTCGTCGCCGTCGCCGAACAGGCCCTGGTCGGTCTCGACGACACCGACCGGCGGACGGTCCACCTTGTGGTTGGCACGACCGACACCGGCGGCAACGCACTCGGCGACGCCCTCGACAGGAAACGTCCATGCGGGGATGCGCTGGTGGCCACCGTCGCCGACCGTGCGGCGCAGTCCCTGCGTGTCGGCGGCGGCGCCACCACCGTGGGCAGCGCGTCGGCCTCGGGGGCGGTGGCCCTGGGGCACGCCCAGGAGTTGCTGCGTGCGGGGGAGGCGGAGCAGGTGCTGGTGGTGGGTGTCGACTCCGTTTCGGCCAGCGCGTTCCACGGCCTAGCCGCGCTGCGTACGCTCGCCACCGACGGGTGCCGGCCGTTCAGTCGGGACCGCAAAGGGATCGGGGTGTCGGAGGCCGCGGCGGCCATCCTGCTGCGTGGCGGCGTAAGCCAGGCCGGGCCAGCCGGCGCCCCATCGGGCCGGCTGGCCGGGTACGGGGCGAGCAGCTGGACCACCAACTTGGTGGCTCCGGAGTCGGCCGGCATCGAGCTGGCGGTCCGCAGGGCACTCGCCGAGGCAGCCATCGACGTCACGGACGTAGCCTTCGTCAACACACACGGCCCAGGCACCCGACTGGGGGATACGGCGGAAATCCAGGCGTTGCGCTCGGTCTTCGGGGACCGACTGCCGCACACGCCCCTGAACAGCTCCAAGGGGCTGCTCTGGCACTGTCAGGGAGCAGCTGGCGTGATCGAGTCCCTCGTGTGCCTGCTCTGCCTGGAGCACGGCACGGTCACTCCCACCACCGCCGGCACCCCGCTGGACCCGGCCTGGTCCGAACTGGACATCGTCACGTCCCCGCGCGCCGTCACCGGCCGCTACGCGCTGTCGATCTCGTGTGGGCTCGGCGGCGTCAACACCGCGTTGATCTGGGAGGCCGCATGACTTTCTCCGGGCCACCGATCCGACTGGCGGGTGTCGGCGCGGTGTCATGGGACCTGACCCCCTATCGGGATGCGCGGCGGCGCGGGGCCGAAGGCTGGCCGGCGCAACCCGCCTTCACCCGGGAGGTCGCGCAGCGCCTCTCCGACGCCGTCGGTGCGGCGTTGGCGCCGCGAGCACCCGACGAGGGCCAGCCCCTCGCCGTCCCGCCCGAGGGCCGCGTCGCAAACGACGCCACCGAGATCGTGACTGGCACCTGTTACGGGATGGCCCACGTCGCCGAGGTGATGCACGAGCAGCTCGCCGAGGCGGGGCCCCGCTGGCTGGACCCCGAGTCCTTCGCCTACTACTCCCCACACGCGCCGACGTCGCTGGCGGCGAAGACGCACGGCCTCAGCGGGGCCGGCAGCACGTTGCTCGGCCTCGACGCGGGCGGTCAGGCACTCGCGCATGCCCTTCGGCGGCTTTCCAGCGGCCGGACGAGCCGTTGCTTGGTCACGGCATACGACGCGGTGACCGGCTTCGCCGCCGCCGCGCTCGCCGCGCTCGGTGTGGCGGCCGACGATTCGACCGGTGAAGCAGTAGCTCTGCTGCTCGACAGCGGCGCCGAAGCGTCAGGTCCTACGATCCGGCTGGCACGCCGGCTGGCCAACCTGGACGCGGTACGTCAATTCGCCGATGCCACCACGCGACCACTGTCACGGGTGCAGACCGCCACCGAGCCAGACGACGATCTACTGGCCGCCTTCGGCGACGTGGAGGTGGTGGCGACGAACGCCGTCACCCCGGTCACCGCGCCGTTGCGTGCGGTCGCGGCAGCGGTCGGCACCGCACCGTCCGGCGCGGTGCTGGCCCTCAGCAGGTCCCAGGCGTCGGGCTGGACGGCGGTGCTGCTGGCATGACCACACTGCGCGACCGGATCGAACAGGTCGCCGCCGCCCGTCCGGACCGGCTGGCGGTGCTGACCAGTCATGACCGACTGACATACGCGGAGCTTGCCCGTCGGGTGGACGCCCGGGCGGCGGCCCATCGGGCCTCGGCCGGTGCCCGTCCCAGGGCGGCTGTCCTGGCGGGCGACGCGGTGGAGGTCGCGGTGGAGGTGGCCGCTGCGGAGCTGGCCGGGGTGTCGTTGCTGCTGCTCGACGCGGCCGGTCCGGATGCCGAACACGCATCGGTGCGTGCCGCGTTCCTTGCGGTAGACGAGAGTAGCGCCACGTCCGGGCTGGGACTGACCACGTCGGGGGTCGGCGGCCGCCGCAAGTGCGTCGAGCGCCCCTGGGCGACAGTGATCTCCAACGCCGCCAGCTTCAGCCATGCTCTCGATCTCGACGAGGACGACGTGACGCTCTGCACCACGCCCCCACATCACAGCTACGCCGTCTGCGGTGGAATCGTGTCCGCCCTGCTCGCCGGCGCCAGCTACCTGGGAATGGGGCCGAGGATCGGTCCCAGCGGCCTGGCTCGGACGGTCGACGAGCTGCCGGTGAGCGTGGTGCTGTCCGTCCCGCTGCTGTACCGGTGGTGGGCGGCGGGGGTGCCCACGTCACGTCGGCCCCGGCTCTGCGTCTCCGCCGGCTCCGCCCTACCAGCGACCGACCGGGCGAGCTGGCAGGCCGGCGTGGGCTGGCCGCTGCGGGAGCACTACGGGACCTCGGAACTCGGTATGCTCACGCTGGACCGGGTGGGTCTGCCCGGTTCCGTCGGGGCTGCCATCGACGGCGTCGAGCTGGCGGTACGCCCCGGAGAAGAGCCGGAGGCCGGTGAAGTACTGGCCCGGGTGGCCGGCCCCTCGCCTAGGCTGATCAACGCCTTTGCCGCAGCCGGCACGGCGGCCGTCCGGGAACTGTCCGGCTGGCAGCCGACCGGAGACCTGGGCCGAGTGGACGGCACGGGCGCACTCTGGCTGTCGGGCCGGCGGGGCACGGCCCTCAACGTGGCGGGTAACAAGGTCTCGGCCACCGAGGTCGAGGAGGCGATCCGGGGGTACGGTCCGATCCTCGACTGCGCGGTTGTCGGCCTGGCCACCGGCGGCGGCCCCGTCCGCGTGTGCGCCTTCGTGGAGGCGACGGACGAGTTCGACCGGCGTGCGCTCATCGCCCACCTCACCGCGCAGCTGGCCCTCTACAAGGTGCCGACCGTCGTGAAGCGCGTGGAGCGGCTGCCGCGCAGCTCATCCGGGAAGATCCTGCGGGGCGCGTTGTCACCGTCATCCCAGTATTGACCGGAACAGTTCCGGCAGGTCGGCTGCCGCCTGTTCCCTGGCTAGCGCTGCCTGGGCGTAAGCCGCCCGGTGCGCCAGCCTCTCCTCGGCGAACGCCTCGTCGACCGTACGTGCCAGTGCGGCGGCGGGCGTCACGGGGTCTGTCGTCTCCGCACCGTGCCGGTGCTGATGGACGAGTGCACCCGTCACCGGGTCTGCCTGGGAGGTGCGCGCCACCAGCCCGGCTCCGTGCGCCGCCAGGAACGCGCGGCCGTTGGCCTCCTGCTCGGACATCGATGGCAGAACCAGCTGCGGCCGGCCGTGTGCCAGAGCCGCGATGACCGTCGAGTATCCGCCGTGGCTGAACACCAGGTCCGCCCAGCGGATCGGGCCGGTGATCCCGGTGAACCCGCCTACCTCCACGTTGCCGAACTCACGCATCCACGCTGCCGGTCGCATGCCTGCGGACAGAAAGACCGTGACACCCGGCCGGTCGAGGGCAGCCAGCACCTCCCGCAACGCCCGCTCGCCGATCATCGCCCCACTGCCGAGGGAGACGTACACATGGCGGGTGCCCGACCGGCGGACCGGCTGGTACGGCGCGCCGGGCGGATCCCAGTACAGCGGTCCGACGTACACCGCCTCGGCGTGTCCGGCTGGCGGCGGCACCGGCGGCTCCACCTCGGGCGCGCTGGGCACGAGCACGCGATCGCCCCAGAGCAGCTCGCTCACATGGCCGACCGGGGCCAAGCCGTGCTCGGCGGCCACCTCGTTGAGCACCGGCAACGCCTCGGGATGCGGCAGCAGTACGCTCGGCGCCGCAGCGCTCCAGGGCATCCAGGCGAGGGGATTCGAGGAAAGGAAGTCGGTGTCGGCCAGGGAGAGCACCGGCAGTCCCCGGATCCGGGCCGCGAGGACCGCCGTGGGTTGCATGTCGGTCACCACGATGTCGGGCCGGAACTCGTCGATCGCGGCGAGGTCGCGACGCAGGTGCGCGGTGACGACCGGGGTGCGGTAGTACCGGGCGGCGACCGCGTAAACTCGCTCGACGTTGGCGAACGGAAGGAACGCCGGAACGCGCTCCGGTCGCTTCTCCGGACCAGGGAGGCCCACTATCGGGTAGCCCGCCTCAGCCACCATCTGCGCCACAGCCGACGGCCCGAAGGCGCACACGAACCCGTCGCCGAGCCGCCCAGCGGCGGCCAGCCCTCGGCCGGTGTAGCCGGCGCCGCCTCCAGCGGACCAGGGAAAGAACAGGACGCGGGCCTTCATCTCGCAAGCACCTCAAGTCCACCTCGACGGTCGTTGGCCAGCAGTTCCTCCGGCGGCAGGTAACGGCTGAGCACCTTGCACAGCGTGCGTCCCGGTCCCACGTCCACGAACCGCTGGACCCCGGTGTCGCGCAGCGACCGGATCGACTCCCACCAGCGCACCGGCTCCAACATGTGCAGCTGCAGGTCGGCCCGTATGGCGGACGGATCGGTACTGGGACGGGCGGTGGTGTTCAGCACCACCGGCGTGCGCGGCGGGTGGATCACCAAATTGGCCAGCTCGGCGGCGAACTCGGTCTGCGCCTCGGCCATCAGCGGCGAGTGGGCGGCGATGCCGATAGCCAGCGGCACCGTACGCGCCGCGCCACGCGCCAGTGCCGTCGCCTCGGCCCAGGCGATGCCCGGCCGGTCTCCGGAGAGGACGACTTGGTCCGGGCCATTCACGGCGGCCACGTACACCTTTCGTCCGTGCTCGCCCTCGAGCATGGCCGCTATCTCGTCGGCGGGCAGCCCGACAACGGTCAGCATCTCGCCAGGACTGCGCTGGCCGGACCGGTGCATGATTTCTCCCCGCTGTCGTACGAGGCGCAGCCCCGCGTCGAGATCGACCGCACCGGACGCCACCAGGGCCGTAAAGTGTCCCAGGCTGTGTCCCAACAGGTACGCCGGTTGTCCCGTCCCGGTCCGCGCGAGCCGTTCCCGCAGCGCAATCCAGCCGGCGAGGCTGGCCACAAATACGCAGGGCTGGGTCCAGTCCGTCCTGACCTGGGCGTCCCTCGCCATGGTGAGGAGCAGCTCACGCAGCGGCAGCCCGGCCAGCGCCTCCGCCTCGCTGAACAGCTTCCGCACAGCTGGCACCTCGTCGTGCCAGCGCTGTGCCATGCCCGGGAACTGTGCCCCCTGCCCAGGGAAGAGGACGGCGTACGGCTCGACGATGGATTGTGGTGTCACAGACTGGCTCCTCCATCCACGGCAAGCACCTGGCCGGTGATGTACGAGGCACCCTCCGAACTGAGAAAGGCGACCGCCTCGGCGACCTCCTCGGCGCGGCCGGCCCGCCGCATCGGGGTGGCGGCCAGCGCAGCCGTCCGCGCCCGGTCGCCACCGGTGGCGCTCATCGACGACGGCACGTATCCGGGCGCGACGGCGTTCGCGGTGACGCCGAAGCGGCCCACCTCACGGGCGATCGTCCTGGCCAGACCGATCAGGCCGGCTTTGGAGCTGGCGTAGCCGCTCTGGAACGGCCAGCCGCCGAGGCCTGCGACGGACGTGACGAAGACCATTCGGCCCCAGCCGTGGGCTGCCATCGCGGGCACCGTACGCCGGGCCAGCAGCAGGGGAGCCGTCAGGTTGACCGCCAGGCTCGTTGACCAGTCCGCCATCCGGACGCGGTGGACGGCTGCGGGGCGCAGGACGGCGGCGTTGCTGACCACCACGTTCGGCATGCCGGTCCGCTCGGCAACCGTGTCCAGCAGCGCCTCCACCCGCTCTGGCTGGCTGAGATCGGCTTGGACGGTCACCACGTCGGCTGCGCGCGACAGTAGCTTCTCCCGTAACGCCAACGCCCCGGCCCTGTCCCGGTGGAAGTGCAGCACGACAGTGGTCTGGTCGTCGCACATCCGGGTCGCGACGGCCTGTCCGATCGTGCCTGTGGCACCTGTCACCAACACCGTGCGCCGC contains:
- a CDS encoding beta-ketoacyl synthase N-terminal-like domain-containing protein translates to MTERADAAALVREVLMGRVSGIDDPRLIAEDEPLALLGVDSVTLISLAADLQHRYGVTIEDEVVLAPNVSIASLAAALTGRPIEVPATDEIMVVGTGVVAPTGRSVEELWDALLTERAHRVDAPYPTSRRYRVGAVPGAPSDRLTAPDRLMELLVAVAEQALVGLDDTDRRTVHLVVGTTDTGGNALGDALDRKRPCGDALVATVADRAAQSLRVGGGATTVGSASASGAVALGHAQELLRAGEAEQVLVVGVDSVSASAFHGLAALRTLATDGCRPFSRDRKGIGVSEAAAAILLRGGVSQAGPAGAPSGRLAGYGASSWTTNLVAPESAGIELAVRRALAEAAIDVTDVAFVNTHGPGTRLGDTAEIQALRSVFGDRLPHTPLNSSKGLLWHCQGAAGVIESLVCLLCLEHGTVTPTTAGTPLDPAWSELDIVTSPRAVTGRYALSISCGLGGVNTALIWEAA
- a CDS encoding class I adenylate-forming enzyme family protein translates to MTTLRDRIEQVAAARPDRLAVLTSHDRLTYAELARRVDARAAAHRASAGARPRAAVLAGDAVEVAVEVAAAELAGVSLLLLDAAGPDAEHASVRAAFLAVDESSATSGLGLTTSGVGGRRKCVERPWATVISNAASFSHALDLDEDDVTLCTTPPHHSYAVCGGIVSALLAGASYLGMGPRIGPSGLARTVDELPVSVVLSVPLLYRWWAAGVPTSRRPRLCVSAGSALPATDRASWQAGVGWPLREHYGTSELGMLTLDRVGLPGSVGAAIDGVELAVRPGEEPEAGEVLARVAGPSPRLINAFAAAGTAAVRELSGWQPTGDLGRVDGTGALWLSGRRGTALNVAGNKVSATEVEEAIRGYGPILDCAVVGLATGGGPVRVCAFVEATDEFDRRALIAHLTAQLALYKVPTVVKRVERLPRSSSGKILRGALSPSSQY
- a CDS encoding glycosyltransferase, whose amino-acid sequence is MKARVLFFPWSAGGGAGYTGRGLAAAGRLGDGFVCAFGPSAVAQMVAEAGYPIVGLPGPEKRPERVPAFLPFANVERVYAVAARYYRTPVVTAHLRRDLAAIDEFRPDIVVTDMQPTAVLAARIRGLPVLSLADTDFLSSNPLAWMPWSAAAPSVLLPHPEALPVLNEVAAEHGLAPVGHVSELLWGDRVLVPSAPEVEPPVPPPAGHAEAVYVGPLYWDPPGAPYQPVRRSGTRHVYVSLGSGAMIGERALREVLAALDRPGVTVFLSAGMRPAAWMREFGNVEVGGFTGITGPIRWADLVFSHGGYSTVIAALAHGRPQLVLPSMSEQEANGRAFLAAHGAGLVARTSQADPVTGALVHQHRHGAETTDPVTPAAALARTVDEAFAEERLAHRAAYAQAALAREQAAADLPELFRSILG
- a CDS encoding ACP S-malonyltransferase; its protein translation is MTPQSIVEPYAVLFPGQGAQFPGMAQRWHDEVPAVRKLFSEAEALAGLPLRELLLTMARDAQVRTDWTQPCVFVASLAGWIALRERLARTGTGQPAYLLGHSLGHFTALVASGAVDLDAGLRLVRQRGEIMHRSGQRSPGEMLTVVGLPADEIAAMLEGEHGRKVYVAAVNGPDQVVLSGDRPGIAWAEATALARGAARTVPLAIGIAAHSPLMAEAQTEFAAELANLVIHPPRTPVVLNTTARPSTDPSAIRADLQLHMLEPVRWWESIRSLRDTGVQRFVDVGPGRTLCKVLSRYLPPEELLANDRRGGLEVLAR
- a CDS encoding SDR family oxidoreductase, with protein sequence MTGATGTIGQAVATRMCDDQTTVVLHFHRDRAGALALREKLLSRAADVVTVQADLSQPERVEALLDTVAERTGMPNVVVSNAAVLRPAAVHRVRMADWSTSLAVNLTAPLLLARRTVPAMAAHGWGRMVFVTSVAGLGGWPFQSGYASSKAGLIGLARTIAREVGRFGVTANAVAPGYVPSSMSATGGDRARTAALAATPMRRAGRAEEVAEAVAFLSSEGASYITGQVLAVDGGASL